The Diadema setosum chromosome 1, eeDiaSeto1, whole genome shotgun sequence genome has a window encoding:
- the LOC140230301 gene encoding serine hydrolase RBBP9-like, with protein sequence MSSSDAKVVIVPGNGCGDVENANWYAWLRDQLMKERIQVVLRSMPDPDVARESIWIPFMREEMGCDEKTVIVGHSSGAVAANRYAEKYKVHGIVVVSPCVTDLGIENERASGYYSRPWEWQSIKENTNCIAVFGSDTDPFIPLKEIQEVVDNLQPDETHIIQHRGHFMEPTFPELLDVVRKFLQTV encoded by the exons ATGTCATCTTCTGATGCCAAGGTGGTCATAGTACCTGGAAATGGCTGTGGAGATGTTGAGAATGCAAACTGGTACGCATGGTTGAGGGACCAGCTGATGAAG GAAAGAATTCAAGTGGTATTGAGGTCAATGCCAGATCCAG ACGTAGCCAGGGAGAGCATCTGGATTCCTTTTATGCGTGAGGAGATGGGATGTGACGAGAAGACTGTCATAGTTGGTCACAGTTCTGGAGCAGTTGCTGCAAACAG GTATGCCGAGAAATACAAAGTGCATGGGATTGTGGTGGTGTCCCCCTGCGTGACAGATCTTGGAATTGAGAACGAAAGGGCGAGTG GGTATTACAGTCGCCCTTGGGAGTGGCAGAGTATCAAGGAAAATACAAACTGCATCGCCGTCTTTGGATCAGACACGGACCCCTTCATTCCTCTGAAAGAAATTCAGGAGGTGGTGGACAATCTCCAACCTGACGAAACACACATTATTCAACACCGTGGTCATTTCATGGAGCCTACATTTCCTGAGCTTTTGGATGTTGTGAGAAAATTCCTACAGACTGTATAG